Proteins encoded by one window of Conger conger chromosome 1, fConCon1.1, whole genome shotgun sequence:
- the LOC133136610 gene encoding immunoglobulin superfamily member 11-like, which translates to MGFPHFYVLVGLLLAMPAVSQFEVKYANVGHPITLTCSGAPRRDVEWYFEQHLHSHRLLVAKLHAGCISPGPDFEGRVESVCEEQPGNYSLVLSPVVYNDQGSYECRDKGSLLKEVKLVVIVPGSVSIALGMSANLPCYGGISKRARAVDLDILWKRDGQIVYQRYNNTITYGPGFESRASVSPEQALHGNLSLTIKQTRFSDQGHYQCFYSSPKESGNPDSARLHVTDPPPQNLTVKAGEELSIRLRTTDPVRVTFTGPGLDEVLMVDANVTYGERCGQRCEVLGQENTFLLRRVTPEDAGVYTVTDSETNRTISIVSLQISGETTGAVPWIVSTVLFSCICLGLAVWMHCSKRRGAEQRIVYQPAAVEDLSSSSGRTELQQPGGPEPSLSVTETRIDVPEPHLPVSETGPSDQTRVQEKKSEEVQGTRPWSMND; encoded by the exons ATGGGATTTCCACATTTTTACGTTCTCGTGGGACTTCTGTTGG CCATGCCAGCTGTGTCTCAATTTGAAGTCAAATATGCAAACGTTGGCCACCCCATCACCCTCACCTGCAGTGGAGCGCCCCGTAGGGATGTGGAATGGTATTTTGAACAGCATCTGCATTCTCACCGGCTGCTTGTGGCCAAACTCCACGCTGGATGCATTTCCCCAGGACCCGACTTTGAGGGACGGGTGGAGTCCGTCTGTGAGGAGCAGCCAGGAAACTACAGCCTTGTCCTCAGTCCTGTGGTGTACAACGACCAAGGGTCTTATGAATGCCGGGACAAGGGGAGCCTTCTTAAAGAAGTGAAACTAGTCGTTATTG tccCAGGAAGTGTTTCCATAGCGTTGGGAATGTCTGCCAATCTGCCTTGCTATGGGGGCATTAGTAAACGAGCGCGTGCTGTTGATCTGGATATCCTCTGGAAAAGAGATGGACAGATAGTTTACCAGCGCTATAACAACACCATCACCTATGGGCCTGGGTTTGAGAGCAGAGCTTCAGTTTCCCCAGAACAGGCTCTCCATGGAAACCTGTCTCTAACCATCAAACAGACACGCTTTTCAGATCAAGGCCACTACCAGTGCTTCTACAGCAGTCCAAAAGAAAGTGGGAACCCAGATTCTGCCAGGCTCCATGttacag accccccaccccagaaCCTCACAGTGAAGGCTGGCGAAGAGCTCTCCATACGGCTCCGTACCACAGACCCAGTGAGGGTAACATTCACAGGCCCTGGTCTGGACGAGGTGCTGATGGTCGACGCTAACGTCACATATGGGGAGCGCTGTGGTCAGAGATGTGAGGTTCTGGGCCAGGAAAACACCTTTCTGCTGAGGCGTGTAACACCGGAGGATGCCGGGGTCTACACAGTGACTGATTCTGAGACCAACAGGACCATTAGCATCGTCTCTCTACAAATCTCAG GAGAGACTACAGGAGCAGTGCCTTGGATCGTGTCGACAGTGCTCTTCAGCTGCATTTGCCTTGGCCTTGCAGTCTGGATGCACTGCAGTAAGAGACGAGGGGCTGAACAGAGAATCGTATACCAACCAGCCGCAGTGGAAGACCTGAGTAGCTCCAGCGGCAGAACAGAACTGCAGCAGCCTGGAGGCCCTGAGCCCTCTCTCTCCGTGACCGAGACCCGGATTGATGTCCCCGAACCCCACCTCCCTGTGTCCGAAACGGGGCCTTCAGACCAGACTCGAGTGCAGGAGAAGAAGAGCGAAGAGGTGCAGGGGACTCGGCCATGGTCAATGAACGactga